The region AGCATGGGGATTAATAGCCCGTGTAGTTCGTTGGCCACAGATGGTACAAGTAAAAGCCACAAGCATCCTTCGCCGAGGCGATTTTGTGAAGAGAGACCACGGGAAAGTGGAGATGTTTCCTGTCCCTGATTCATTATCCCTTCCAGCAGCAGGAGCTGAGGGCCCTTCCATCCCTGAACCTGTAGTCCATCCTCTCCCCATCGCGGCACTCAACACCAGCCCCATCGCAGCATCCTGACCCGAAAAAAACTCTCATCAGAATTGAATCATTTTCACAACCAAAAATCAAACCTCTTTCATCCATAGCAAGTTTGGATCAGCTTCtgtttctcaaaatcaattctgaaatttagaagctactcacataagcttctgcctagaattgattctgaatttAGAATCAATAGTAGAAGGGTTTCCAAACATGCCTAACACAATTGACCCTTTGAAATTTCAGATACTTTAGGTGAACAAGCATTGAAGTTCAGAATAAATTGTCACAAAAAAACCTTAAAagcacaaaataaaaaacaaaaatttagcACCAACTATACGTAATGCATGCAATTCAGCCTATGAAATTTGAGATATGATTGATACAGGGGAATGAAAACTAGACATACTTTTGAAAGAGGGGAAAGGGAGAAGCAGCGGCGATCACTGAGAATTGgaaggttgttgttgttgttgttgttgttgttgttgttgttgttgttgttgttgttgttgtcatcgTTGTTGGTGTTGATTCCCTTGGAATTGAATTGGGTATCTGAATCCTGACCATCATCACCTGAAAACAAAACCAAGTCACAATTTTGAAGACCATGATGATCGTAAGAAAATATGagaaatcaaacaaaaaaagagAGGGGTTGATTACGCACGCTTGGAGGCTAAACGAAAGTGAAGGGACTTGGGAGAAGGGGAAAGTCTTGATGATGGGAAAATGgaaaaaggagaagaaggagatggtAGAGTTGCAGAAGAACATGTTGCCAAAGTTTCCATCATCGTCTTTGTGTAATTGTGTTgtgattctgattctgaatcAAAACAAGGGTCAAACGAAACAATCAAACAAAACAACCTCCTCACCACAAAAAATATCCCAACACCGCAAATAATAATCATAAATAAAATTGTTCTAtattatgttatggtttttgttcttttttctaCTTTGACTCTTTGAGGCTTCAACATGGTGACTTTTTTTTAAGTTGAATTATGTGATACCCACATATTTTTGGTGTGATACCCATATTAGGTGGTTTAGTAGATCAATGACATACGGTAATTAGAATTATAAAAATTTTGGTGCAATAGCGTTTTCGTTTATTGGGCAACTTGATTGTCTTATAACGACCTTTGTTGACGTCCACCGCGACCTTGAAGTGGTTGCTTCGAATTTCGATCCTAGCATTGGACATGAGCACCATAGTTTCGATAAAGAGAGAGGTTAATACTAATTGATTCAACGCCATTAATCTTAAGGTACATTACTGGGAAAATACAATTGTTGACTTATGTGATACATCAGTCTTTATTACTATGACAACTTATTTTGGGTACCATACTTTAACCTGACTTAAGGTATCacactttttttaatataatatatataaaaaattatttaccaaACAATTACAAAGAGAGAGATGAATTGCGACGGAAAATAAATCCGCAAAAAAATCTTTGTCAGCATATTTGCGATGGAATACTTATCCGTCACAAAAACCTTGGCAGCAAAATGGTGCAAGTAGTCCGTCACGGAAATCCTTGTTAGCGAAATTGCGACGGAAATCGATCGGTCACAAAATTCTTATAAAGGTTCTTGCGACGGAAAGTGTGTCGTCACAAACATTTGCGACGGTAGTTAAATCCATCACAAAATCCTTTTAGCGACCGAATATTAGAATCGGATTGTTTCCGTCGCAAGGTCCATTATCATTGATGGACCAAAGTGGTTATTTGTCAATCAGACATGCGATTTTGTGACGAGAAATCCCTCTAAGATTTTGTCGCTAATTTCATATCAAGTTCATTGGGACGGATTAGTTTACCGTCACTATGGACCTGTGTTAGACTGTTAGTAAATTGTTTtcaaactataatttttttggtaattttttttattttttacattattattttttaaaaaagaacccACATTGGTCATTGGTTGtgttcttttctttgttttccttttcgtTTTCCTTTTAACAATAGACTTTTGATCAAGAGGTTCGCACATTTCACAATAGGCTATGCATAATAGGCCAGGCCTAAAAGGTTTGTTATGGTTGTGTGTGTGATTGGATGGAGTAGAATGGACGAGATGAATGAGAGATGCATTGTTTGTATTGTTCAGAAAATTGATGATTGTTTTAGACCAAATATTTGACTATATATATCAAGGACCTGGAACATTAATCctaaaatatattttgataatttttagaggtattaatttttttttcaaacgtTTTttttaggcaaatgttagttgttaaaaaTGTTTGtaaattagttttaaaaaaatatattagtaaattaattcttcctccgggttcgaacccgagaCCTATGACTGCACATGATTTGAGTTGGATGAATTTTCAGACTAATCAGGATCCGAACCAATCAAAAttgtttgggttgggttgggttgggttgggttggatttcctTAATTTTCACCTACAGACCCAAACCAACCTAATCTGACAATCTTCGGGTTGtttggatggattgattggatcgccatattaaaataaaaataaatctggaatattgaaaaaatattaaaaaataaatactcCAAGTCTATAACATGCAATTACATCATAAGTTCATAATAACTACCGTCCACACACATCtatacaacaacacataactaaacaagtactttaagtaTTTAAACATAACAAGTAATTACAAACAAACTAGTCTCAAAGTTTCCTAAAAATCACTCTAATAGTAGGACTCCAAGTTTCCATAAAATACATACCCTACAAGTAGGTTAGGTAAAAATTAaagttattaaaaatatatattaaataatatattattattatatgattgGATTTCGGGTTAGGTTTGATGAATTATTTTGGAATCTGATTTCCGATCCAAAGATGATTGGATCGTAATAAAATCAATCTGATTGACCCGTTTAcccaatccaacccgcatttttaccATTGGATCAGATTGGGTTGAATGGTTTCATTGGATTGGCCCGACCCATGTGCACCCCAAGcgagacccttcacccttcatctcactcaacccttatgtccctaactcttaccacttgaactatccttCGGAGACAGTTTTTTTCAAACGTGTTATCCACATTTAAATGCTTTCAAAAATTTAATCCCACGTCTAACATTTTACATAATAAATTTTATCTTAGTTCTTCAAATAATCATCATAAATTAAACTAGGTATATTATGCAATAATTTTAGTAttcaatattgtttaaagacaa is a window of Lotus japonicus ecotype B-129 chromosome 5, LjGifu_v1.2 DNA encoding:
- the LOC130717113 gene encoding uncharacterized protein LOC130717113, giving the protein MMETLATCSSATLPSPSSPFSIFPSSRLSPSPKSLHFRLASKRDDGQDSDTQFNSKGINTNNDDNNNNNNNNNNNNNNNNNNLPILSDRRCFSLSPLSKDAAMGLVLSAAMGRGWTTGSGMEGPSAPAAGRDNESGTGNISTFPWSLFTKSPRRRMLVAFTCTICGQRTTRAINPHAYTDGTVFVQCCGCNAYHKLVDHLNLFQETNCYLNSSFNYKGPVWNDELKLRYMDIDSDDDDDDEYPPFHE